In a genomic window of Bacteroidales bacterium:
- a CDS encoding response regulator — MRILIAESNELIGSLIQSILDRNGHSTYLASDGIEAFRMLNLSNFDLVITEILLPYYTGLEVLHFINNQDHKPKTIVLSSVQNMDTVYKAYQLNADSYLTKPFNPDRLPQEIEMLSMDISDQLDIDSRIIVDDQHLSEEAIQKILKITKYLIHRISMPELGLYNTLTGDALWIKLVMLFCITEEEELPRHLTNKEAEFNRFKESLSLDVLLSKDKERENYISRVLREFHVTRFPDIQASQINGLMDNPMVIDDGSFVLLNEMDHTAMEAREIRNHLVYRAPSFNFRTASEYMIDTGLSVDVMGMDMRIIGILRNHLRLKVNGNKLEKNREVYEFVEHNMRHACERAGIPLAYLHKMLKFSQKDSISLILNDL, encoded by the coding sequence ATGCGAATTTTGATAGCCGAAAGCAATGAATTGATTGGTAGCTTAATACAATCGATCCTTGATAGAAACGGACATAGCACTTATCTGGCCAGCGATGGAATAGAGGCTTTCAGAATGCTTAATTTGAGCAATTTCGACTTGGTAATCACTGAGATCTTGCTTCCCTATTATACAGGTCTGGAAGTGCTTCATTTTATAAACAATCAGGATCATAAACCCAAAACCATTGTACTTTCATCTGTTCAAAATATGGATACTGTCTATAAGGCCTATCAACTTAATGCAGACTCCTATTTAACGAAGCCCTTTAACCCCGATCGGTTGCCCCAGGAAATCGAAATGTTGAGTATGGATATATCTGATCAGTTGGATATTGATTCACGTATCATTGTGGATGATCAGCATTTGAGTGAGGAAGCCATTCAGAAAATATTGAAGATAACCAAATACCTGATTCACCGGATTTCAATGCCTGAATTGGGTTTATACAATACCTTAACGGGAGATGCGCTATGGATAAAGCTGGTTATGTTATTTTGTATCACAGAGGAAGAGGAGCTGCCCAGGCATTTGACAAATAAGGAGGCTGAATTCAACAGATTTAAAGAAAGCCTCAGTCTGGATGTTTTACTCTCTAAAGATAAAGAGCGGGAAAATTATATTTCCAGAGTGCTAAGAGAATTTCACGTAACAAGATTTCCCGATATTCAGGCAAGCCAGATCAATGGGCTGATGGATAATCCCATGGTGATAGATGATGGTTCATTTGTACTGCTTAATGAAATGGATCACACGGCAATGGAAGCCCGGGAGATCCGTAATCATCTTGTTTATAGAGCTCCATCCTTTAATTTCAGAACAGCATCCGAATATATGATTGACACAGGCCTTTCAGTTGATGTTATGGGAATGGATATGAGAATAATTGGTATTCTCCGGAACCATCTCCGATTGAAGGTTAACGGTAACAAACTTGAGAAAAACCGGGAAGTATATGAGTTTGTGGAGCATAATATGCGCCATGCATGCGAACGGGCAGGCATACCCCTTGCTTATTTACACAAAATGCTTAAATTTAGCCAAAAAGATTCGATATCGCTCATTTTAAATGATTTATAA
- a CDS encoding YaiO family outer membrane beta-barrel protein: MDYEKKHPDDKIPFIRYFLPAFLLIHLYFGVFVNILYGEERSLPEQLQEARQLAYDQETQEARKIAYDILSQDPDYHDARVLIGRTLIWDEKHDSARTELKTVYEKMPTHYDCIHALIDLERWSDNFTKALEYANHGLEHYPNDVDMLYKKADILAELGENEPASETLERLLTIKPGHKKGNVLYKDLNPGLLKQAGVVHRFSFFRKPWVKRWHVTSLRADLNLKNSLFIGMINYGRLVGSGHPYVDNPGKVNLQFQLDGYPRITPSDYLYLNLAYSGSPLFPEQRYAAEWFHNFDKGYELSGGFRGLKWNEPIFFYTGSAGLYFRDYWFALRTYITPEERATGHTYTLRARRYLATSDDYIGLKLEYGTSPESLAYAVDFEELNRLNTTGIHLEYQENIKHWLIKLGLIYRNEEFMDNNFRDHIITELRIMYQFYN, encoded by the coding sequence ATGGATTACGAAAAAAAGCATCCCGACGATAAAATACCATTTATAAGATATTTTCTTCCTGCTTTTCTGTTGATCCATTTGTATTTTGGAGTGTTTGTTAACATTCTATATGGCGAGGAGCGTTCCCTCCCGGAACAATTGCAGGAAGCCAGACAACTGGCTTATGACCAGGAAACTCAAGAGGCACGGAAGATTGCTTATGACATACTTTCACAAGATCCGGATTATCATGATGCCCGTGTACTCATTGGCCGTACATTGATTTGGGACGAGAAGCATGATAGTGCCCGGACGGAGCTAAAAACAGTGTATGAAAAGATGCCCACGCATTATGACTGCATTCATGCCCTAATTGATTTGGAACGTTGGTCGGATAATTTTACTAAAGCTCTGGAATATGCCAATCATGGATTGGAGCATTATCCGAACGATGTGGATATGCTTTATAAGAAGGCTGATATTTTGGCTGAATTGGGGGAAAATGAGCCGGCCTCCGAAACGCTGGAGCGTCTGCTGACTATCAAGCCGGGTCATAAAAAAGGCAACGTACTTTATAAGGACCTTAATCCGGGTTTGTTAAAGCAGGCCGGAGTAGTTCATCGTTTTAGTTTTTTCAGAAAACCCTGGGTCAAAAGGTGGCATGTAACTTCATTACGGGCAGATCTGAACCTGAAAAATTCTCTTTTCATAGGGATGATCAATTATGGGAGGTTGGTTGGTTCGGGACATCCTTATGTTGATAACCCCGGCAAAGTCAATTTACAATTTCAGTTGGACGGGTATCCCCGCATTACCCCATCCGACTATCTTTACCTTAATCTGGCCTACAGCGGGTCACCATTATTTCCGGAACAGCGCTATGCTGCAGAATGGTTCCACAATTTCGACAAAGGATATGAACTCTCCGGAGGTTTCCGTGGACTGAAATGGAATGAGCCCATATTCTTCTATACAGGATCGGCTGGTTTATATTTCCGAGACTATTGGTTCGCATTGAGAACTTACATTACACCCGAAGAAAGAGCAACCGGACATACCTATACGCTCAGGGCAAGAAGATATCTGGCCACCAGTGATGATTATATTGGTTTGAAGTTGGAATATGGCACTTCACCGGAAAGCCTTGCTTATGCTGTGGATTTTGAAGAGCTCAACCGGCTTAATACAACGGGAATTCATCTGGAATACCAGGAAAATATAAAACACTGGTTGATAAAACTGGGACTGATCTACCGGAATGAGGAATTTATGGACAATAATTTCCGGGATCATATAATTACTGAATTGCGCATTATGTATCAATTTTATAATTAG
- a CDS encoding BLUF domain-containing protein, with protein MSDLIHIVYVSFAYKALSEKELDALLAGIRKKNEPRNVTGLLLYNDLNFIQVIEGAEKTIHNLFEDIEQDTRHTNIVKLLEESIEKRAFPDWSMGFRRISKKQSSRIPGFSDFLTAEDPEKVISGSTEQVMHLLDSFRRYT; from the coding sequence ATGTCTGATCTGATACACATTGTATATGTAAGCTTCGCCTATAAGGCCTTGTCCGAAAAAGAACTTGATGCACTGCTGGCAGGGATCCGAAAAAAGAATGAACCACGGAATGTGACCGGGCTCCTTCTTTATAATGACCTGAATTTCATACAGGTCATTGAGGGAGCAGAAAAAACCATTCATAATCTATTCGAAGATATTGAGCAGGATACCCGACACACCAATATAGTAAAACTTCTGGAAGAATCTATTGAAAAGCGGGCCTTCCCAGACTGGTCTATGGGCTTTCGGAGAATCAGCAAGAAACAATCATCCCGAATCCCGGGATTTTCTGATTTTTTAACTGCCGAAGACCCTGAAAAGGTTATCAGCGGAAGCACCGAACAAGTCATGCATCTTCTGGACAGCTTCAGGAGATATACCTGA
- a CDS encoding T9SS type A sorting domain-containing protein — MHLPLLGLSNIHVISKQMLLTVIAFIAVMLTAQSSQGQNVSNSCSSNPEVPFSVDKTHLTLWNGCEYVPIFVKGMNLGVAVPGTFAGQLAASREQYRQWFSQIREAGYNVVRIYTLHYPRFYEELNAFNEANPKKPLYVFQGIWLEGSLPDYNDDLHFLTDTFDLQIREAIDCIHGNRSIEHRYGKAYGEYQTDVSEWILGYIIGREVIPREVLTTNENHPNNTSYQGEIFSLPSGTPTECWVTQRLDRLVQYERSEYSTERPVSFSSWPTLDPLEHQETFTDEDIASIDLANLKFSDSSAGYFASYHAYPYYPDFISTNPYYQSFSDHIGQNSYLGYLYDLKNHYDRFPLIIAEFGVPSSWGIAHYSHTGTHHGGKSEVEQGEANMRLLQNIFESRCGGGIQFSWIDEWWKPTWVTTPMDYLSHRRPFWHNVTAAEQNFGLLKFEKEPVSYKKWKTYQNEKPIDTISVTHDYSYFRLRLALKETIQPDDSIWIALDTYSEDLGERILPTGDTIQHRAEFALKITNHDAELFVTQAYDLFGIKFGISSPEQLYRSVPTTGAPWNIVRWKNNIGTLDVQYIGKMNTRIGNQPASSKDAVMISDKQLEIRLPWTLLHFVDPSTMNVIHDDRTTSVTEDTISDGIAISVFYNNNQMAPESRYKWDSWNTVDDVKTVKKASYSIIKNRIGQFNNPPVAFCDSYTVKENGTLEVSKENGILKNDFDIDGNPFSLGMVRWPKHGTLNISGDGSFVYNPYKKYFGEDSFTYSLYDGFGHSDTTRATIEITPKQKGQLMIYPNPATDQINIRTGIKADVYRVQIVNILGNEVMAKTLTSNQEIIDISPLTSGSYMLIVETKQNRITRSFIVK; from the coding sequence ATGCACCTTCCTTTACTCGGCCTTTCAAACATTCACGTCATTTCAAAACAAATGCTGTTAACGGTCATAGCTTTCATTGCTGTTATGTTAACTGCCCAATCCTCTCAAGGCCAAAACGTTTCCAATTCATGCAGCTCAAACCCGGAAGTTCCCTTTTCGGTGGACAAAACCCATCTGACCCTCTGGAACGGGTGTGAATACGTTCCAATCTTTGTTAAAGGAATGAATCTGGGAGTAGCGGTTCCGGGTACATTTGCAGGTCAGCTTGCTGCCTCACGGGAACAATACCGGCAGTGGTTTTCCCAGATACGGGAAGCAGGATACAATGTCGTGCGTATCTATACGCTGCATTATCCCAGATTTTATGAAGAACTGAATGCCTTTAATGAGGCGAACCCCAAAAAGCCTTTGTATGTCTTCCAGGGAATTTGGCTGGAAGGTAGTCTTCCGGATTATAATGATGACCTGCACTTTTTAACCGATACATTCGACCTCCAGATAAGGGAAGCCATTGACTGCATCCATGGTAACCGCTCCATAGAACACCGGTACGGAAAAGCCTACGGTGAATATCAGACCGATGTATCGGAATGGATTCTGGGTTATATCATAGGCCGGGAAGTTATTCCAAGGGAAGTACTCACCACAAACGAAAACCATCCGAACAACACTTCCTACCAGGGAGAAATTTTTTCCCTACCTTCCGGAACCCCTACCGAGTGTTGGGTAACGCAACGGCTCGACAGGCTGGTTCAATACGAAAGATCGGAATACAGCACCGAGCGGCCGGTGAGCTTTTCAAGCTGGCCCACACTGGATCCTCTGGAACATCAGGAAACCTTCACGGATGAAGATATCGCTTCTATAGATCTTGCCAATCTAAAATTTTCGGATTCATCTGCGGGATACTTTGCCAGTTACCACGCCTATCCGTATTACCCCGATTTTATCAGTACCAATCCCTATTATCAGTCATTTTCAGACCATATCGGACAGAACAGTTATCTTGGATATTTGTACGACCTTAAAAATCACTATGACCGTTTTCCATTAATAATTGCCGAATTCGGAGTACCTTCAAGTTGGGGCATAGCCCATTATTCCCATACCGGAACCCATCACGGAGGCAAAAGCGAGGTAGAACAGGGAGAAGCAAATATGCGGCTGTTGCAGAATATTTTCGAAAGCCGGTGTGGCGGTGGAATTCAGTTTTCCTGGATTGATGAATGGTGGAAACCCACCTGGGTTACCACCCCCATGGACTATTTATCCCACCGGCGACCCTTTTGGCACAATGTAACGGCAGCCGAACAAAATTTCGGGCTCTTAAAATTTGAAAAAGAACCGGTCTCCTATAAAAAGTGGAAAACTTATCAAAATGAGAAACCCATCGATACCATTTCCGTGACCCACGACTATTCATATTTTCGTCTTCGGCTTGCTTTGAAGGAAACAATACAACCCGATGATTCGATCTGGATAGCCCTTGATACTTATTCTGAAGATTTAGGAGAACGAATACTGCCTACGGGGGACACCATTCAACACAGGGCAGAATTTGCATTAAAGATCACCAATCATGATGCCGAACTTTTTGTCACACAAGCTTATGATCTTTTCGGAATTAAATTTGGCATTTCCTCGCCGGAACAATTATACCGATCAGTCCCAACCACAGGCGCTCCGTGGAATATCGTGCGGTGGAAAAATAATATCGGTACGCTCGATGTCCAATATATAGGGAAAATGAATACCAGAATTGGAAATCAACCTGCTTCCAGTAAGGATGCCGTTATGATATCGGACAAACAGCTTGAAATCCGGCTACCCTGGACATTGCTTCATTTTGTTGATCCCAGTACCATGAATGTGATCCATGATGACCGCACAACCTCCGTAACCGAAGATACCATCTCGGATGGTATCGCCATATCTGTATTTTATAACAACAATCAGATGGCACCTGAGAGCCGATATAAATGGGATAGCTGGAATACCGTTGATGATGTAAAAACTGTGAAAAAGGCATCCTATTCCATCATCAAAAACCGGATCGGCCAGTTCAATAACCCGCCTGTTGCATTCTGCGACTCCTATACCGTGAAAGAGAACGGAACCCTGGAAGTATCAAAAGAAAATGGGATATTAAAAAATGACTTTGATATAGACGGCAACCCATTCAGTCTGGGAATGGTTCGCTGGCCAAAGCACGGAACCCTGAATATATCAGGGGACGGATCATTTGTTTACAATCCTTACAAAAAATATTTCGGAGAGGATTCCTTTACCTACTCCCTTTATGACGGATTCGGGCATTCAGATACTACCCGGGCCACTATAGAGATCACCCCAAAACAAAAAGGACAATTGATGATATATCCCAATCCTGCAACCGATCAAATCAATATCCGCACAGGGATCAAGGCGGATGTATATCGGGTACAGATTGTCAATATTCTGGGCAATGAGGTAATGGCAAAAACCCTGACATCAAATCAAGAAATCATTGATATTTCTCCACTCACGTCCGGCTCTTATATGCTCATTGTTGAAACCAAACAAAATCGGATTACCCGTTCTTTCATCGTAAAATGA
- a CDS encoding ferritin family protein, with the protein MEEIVTFINYNDIFDIFIEKEEESIEIYNTFARMSENMELRKTFEQFVRYGMAHITELRNKREQYPGGNFSNSISVKINQISHESINFKIMAYRDILEFAIEIEKRSELLYHDMANQVNDEEVKKLFLKNSEEERRQRLRIEKMLSFEDSDSNI; encoded by the coding sequence ATGGAAGAAATAGTAACCTTCATCAATTATAATGATATATTCGACATTTTTATTGAAAAGGAAGAGGAAAGCATTGAAATTTACAACACATTTGCGCGTATGTCCGAAAATATGGAGCTACGTAAAACTTTCGAACAATTTGTACGTTATGGAATGGCCCACATAACAGAATTAAGGAATAAGAGAGAGCAATATCCGGGAGGTAATTTTTCGAATTCCATTTCTGTAAAAATCAATCAAATATCTCATGAGTCCATAAATTTTAAAATAATGGCATATCGGGATATACTGGAATTTGCCATAGAGATAGAAAAGAGATCGGAACTGCTTTATCATGATATGGCCAATCAGGTTAATGATGAAGAAGTAAAAAAACTCTTTCTGAAAAATTCAGAGGAGGAACGAAGACAGCGCCTTCGGATTGAAAAAATGCTGTCTTTTGAAGACAGCGATTCAAATATATAA